The DNA region TCGGCGTCGCCCGGGAGGAAGCCCATGGTCGCGGCAGGGTAGTCGGCCGGCATGTCGACGTCCGAGGCGGCGCGGATCTCCGGCTTGATCCCGACGGCCAGGGTGAGCCGGGTGCCGTCGGTGAGGATGTCGAGGTTCATGACGTCGCTTTCGTAGCGGCCGGCCACCTCCCGTGCCCGCTGCTCGTCGTGGGCGATCGGCTCCGGGTCGCGCTCGGCGAGCCCCAGGCAGTGTTCGAGGGCCCAGCGGGTGACGGCCTGGGTGAGGACGTAGCCGTCCGGGCCTGCGGCCAGGGCGACCACGGCGAAGTTCCGCTCCGGCACGATGACCAGGTCGGCGAACTGGCCGTTGCCCGAGCCGCCGTGGCCGATCGTGCGGACGCCGTTCACCTCGCGCAGGAACCAGCCGATGCCGAAGCCGTCGCCGAGCGAGCTGCCGCGCAGCTCGACCGTCCGCTCCCGCATGCCGTGCAGGGTCCCGGCGGGCAGCAGGCCGTCCCCGCCGCCGAGCTGGAAGCGGGCCCAGGCCAGCAGGTCGCTCACCGAGGAGACGATGCCGCCGCCGGGGTTGTTGCCGCGCGCACCGGCCTGGTACGACTTCCACGGCCGGGCGGCCCGCAGCGTCCCGTCCCCGTCGCGGTTGTAGCCCACGGCGAACTTGCGGACCATCACCTCGTCCAGGTCGAAGAAAGTGTTCGACAGTCCGATCGGCTCCAGCAGCAGCGCGGCCACGGCCTGCTCGTAGCTCTGGCCGGTGACGTTCTCGATGATCCGCCCGACCAGGTTGTAGCCGGCCTGGCTGTACGAGGCCCGGGTGCCGGGCGGTGCGACCAGCGGGAGCTCGGCCAGCTTTCCGACGAAACCGGCCAGCGTGCCGTCCTCGTCGCCGGGGTCGATCAGGTTCCAGTCCAGTCCGGCGGTGTGGTTGAGCAGGTTCAGCACAGTGATCTGCTCGGCCGCCTGTTCGTCGGCGAGCCTGAGCTCGGGCACGTACCGGCGCACCGGCGCGTCCAGGTCGACCCTGCCCTCCGCGACCAGGCGCATCAGCGCGGTCGCCGTGAACGTCTTGCTGACCGAGCCGAGGTGGAACAGCGTGCGCTCGTCCACCGGCAGCGGGTGGTCGATGCTGGTCACGCCGTGGGACGCGAAGACCTCCTGACCGTTCACCAGCACTCCGACGGCGACACCCGGGATGCCGAGCCCCTCGGCCGTCGCCGCGACGAACTCGGACAGCTGCTTCTGCGACATGGTTTGTCCCCCTGTGGGCACTTGAACTAAGTACAGGAAGACCGTAAGCCGCTGGTTGAACTAAGTGCAAGAGGTTTCATGAACTAAGTTCAACTAAGCTGACGCCATGCCACGACAGACCATGACCGCCGACCAGATCGTCCGCGCCGCGATCGAGCTGCTGGACGAGGAGGGCCTGGACGGCCTCAACATGCGCAGCCTTGGCACCCGACTCGGCTCGGCCGCCACAGCCATCTACTGGCACATCAAGACCAAGGACGAGCTGGTCCGCCGGGCCGCAGACGCGGTCTGGGCGGAGGTCGAGCTGCCCGAGCTCGGCACCACCGGCTGGCGGGCTGCCGCCACCGCCATGGCCACCGGCATGCACGCGATGCTCACCCGGCACCCGTGGCTCGGGCAGGCCTTCGGCAGCCACCTGCTGTACGGCCGGGGCAAGGCCCGGCTGGACGACTACAGCCTCGCCGTCTACGAGCAGGCCGGATTCACCGGCCCAGAGGCGGACCAGGCCGCCGCCACGGTGTTCGTCTTCGTGCTCGGCAGCGCCCTCGGGCCCGCCGCACAGGTCTCGCTCACCCGACGGCTGAGCCGCAGCGGCGAGAACGCCGAGCAGCAGCTCGCCGGCACCATCGCCCGGAGCACCGAGATTGCCATGGATTTCCCCCGTCTACGCGAGCGGGTCGGCACCACCGACTACGCCGCCGCACCCGACAGCAGCTTCGAGTTCGGCCTGCGGGCCATCCTGGACGGCTTCGCAAGCCGGCTTGCCGCCGGCGGATAGCGGACGATGGCGCCCAACGGAGTCGACGGTCCTTTTGGGGCACCGGGCCGCTGGGGCCGCGTCACCACGCCGCGGACCAGCACACCCGTAGACGGCGGTTCCCCCGGCGATGGCGCTGCCTGGCGCCCAGGCCGGTTGGTCGCGTCGCGGGACGCCCTGTCGCACCGGCCCGGATCGTTGGCGCTCCGCTGTGGAACCCTCCCGATACACCACCGTCGCTGCGGCCCTACTGCTGGTGTGGGCCGGTTCGGCGGCCGGGCGGCGGCGGGCGGGTTAGACGACGTCGAAGTTCGCCATCATCGCCATGTCCTCGTGTTCGAGGTTGTGGCAGTGCAGCATGTACCGGCCCCGGTACCCGCGGAAGCGGACCAGGACCTCGACCACCTCGTAGGGGCGGACGTCGACGGTGTCCTTCCAGCCCGCATCCGTGGCGGCCCGTGGTTTGCCGCCACGCGTGAGGACCTGGAACTGGGCGAGGTGCAGGTGGACGGGGTGGTGGAAGTCGCTGCTCAGGCGCCAGAGTTCGACGGTGTCCAGGCGCGGGGTGGCCCAGGTGTCGGTGGTGGTGAACGGGCGGCCGTTGATCGTCCACATCGCCTGATCGTCGCCGGCCTCGGTGCGGCGGAAGTCGAAGTGCCTCACCGCCACCGCCTGGTCGCGCCCGAGCGGCTGGGCCGGGGCGGCGAGACGGGTCGGGACCGCGCTGTCGTCCTTCGCCTGGCGCGTGACACGGAACTGCAGCACCTGGCGCATCTGGCCCTCGCCGATGGTGTTCACCAGGGTGACGGTGCTGCCCGGCGGGAACCGGCCGAAGTCGACGACGACGTCGAACCTCTCGGCCGGCGCCAGGGTGATCGCCTCGTGGGCGACCGGGCGCTCCAGCAGCCCCGCGTCGCTGCCGATCTGGACCAGCGGGCCGCCGGGTCGGCCGTCGGCCTCCAGGGCCAGCCGGTATCGGCGGGCGTTGGCAGCGTTCAGCAGGCGGAAGCGGTAACGGACGGCGGCGACCTCCAGGACGGGCCAGGGCGCGCCGTTGACGAGCTGGACGTCGCCGAGCACGCCCGCCGCGTAGGCCCCCTGGACCCCGGGGATGCCGGTGCAGGAGTCGTCCAGGGCGGGGTAGACGAGGGCGCCGTCGGCGGCGAAGGAGCGGTCGCAGATCATCAGGGGTATGTCGCGCTCTCCGCTCGGCAGCGGCAGTGCCTGCTCCTGCTCGTCGTGGACGAGGAAGAACCCGGCCAGGCCGCGCCAGACCTGCGGGCCGGAGAAGTCCATCCGGTGGTCGTGGTACCAGAGCGTGGCGGCCTGCTGGTCGAGCGGGTACTCGTACGTCTTCTCGCCCTCGCGCAACTGCCAGTCACCGGGGGCGACGTGGTCACCGTGTGAGGCGGCCGGTGTCCAGCGGCCGCCGGCCGGGCGGGCGGGGTTGCCGCAGCCGACGGGCAGCAGCAAGTCGGTGGGGTAGCCGTCGGACTCGGGGGCGGTGATGCCGCCGTGCAGGTGGGTGGAGGTCGGCACCGGCAGCCGGTTGCGCACCCGCACCGACACCGGCCGGCCCCGGCGCCCGACGAAGGTCGAACCGGGGAAACCGCCGTCATAGCCCCAGATGGTGGTCTTCAGCAGAAGGCAGACCTCGACCAGCTCACGAAGGCGGAGCTGTACCAGCAGGCCCCCCAGCTCGACACCCGGCACCGCTCCACGATGAACCGCGACCAGCTCCAGGACGCGCTCCACCGGCATGCCGAGACCGTCATCGGCTGACCCGCCCCGCACCCGCCATCCGTACCCCGCCGTCCCGGCCCGCCCAGGCCGGGACGGCCGCCCGTACTCGTTCCCGACCACCTGGAGGCACCGCGTGATGACCGTTGGCCGGACCAGCGCAGCCACATAGGGCCGCTCGGGCGGGGCGGCGGCCCCCGATACGGCGGCATCCACGCTCGTTGGGTCGAGCGTGGATGCCGGCGAAGCGTTCGACTGTTCAGATGTGCCGGCTCGATGGGCCGGTGGCCAGGGGTGGTGTGGTCACCAGTGGTGATGGTGGTCGCAGGGGTCGATGACGGTGGGGTCGGTGGCGGTGGCGGTGCCGTCGCCGCCTCCGCTGACGGTGGCGGTGTTGGTGAGGGTGCCGGTGGCGGTGCGGGCCACGCGGACCCGCAGTGTGATGGGCGGGTAGGCGTTCCCGGGGTTGAGGACGTCGCTGCGGGTGCAGGTGAGGGTCCTCGTAGTGCAGCGCCATCCGCTGCCGCTGATGTTGATGGCGGTGAGTCCGGCCGGGAGGGTGTCGTGAACGGTGACCGTGGTGCCGTCGGTGGGGGCGGTCCCGTTGTTGCCGACGGTGATGGTGTAGGTGCCCTGGCGGCCTGGGGTGAAGTTTCCGGTGTGGGTTTTGGTGATGGTCAGGGAGGGCGCCGGACTGACCGGGTTGACCGCGACGCCGGTCGGGCTGACGCCGACGCCGACGGTGGCGGTGACCGTGTTGGTGGCGGTGGCGATCACCGACACACTGTTCGAGTTCACGTTGGTGACGTAGGCGTGCGCGCCGTTCGGGGCGACCGCGACGCCCAACGGGTTGGCGCCGACGCCGACGGTGGCGGTGACCGTGTTGGTGGCGGTTTCGATCACCGACACACTGTTCGATCCCTCGTTGCTGACGTAGGCGTGCGCGCCGTCCGGAGTAATCGCGACACCGGCCGGGCTGTTGCCGACACCGATGGTGGCGGTGACCGTGTTCGTGGCGGTTTCGATCACTGACACGACGGTTGAGCCAGCGTCGGTGACGTAGACGTGCGCTCCGTCCGGAGTGATCGCGACACCCTCCGGGTTGGCGCCGACGCCGACGGTGGCGGTGACCGTGTTGGTGGCGGTTTCGATCACCGACACGTTGTTCGACTGCGCGTTGGTGACGTAGACGTGCGCGCCGTCCGGGGTGACCGCGACGCCGGTCGGGGCGGCGCCGACGCCGACGGTGGCAATGACGGTGTTGGTGGCGGTGTCGATCACCGACACCGTGTTGTCGCCCTGGTTGGCGACGTAGACGTGCGCGCCGTCCGGGGTGACCGCGACGCCCCTCGGCCCGCTACCGACACCGACGGTGGCGGTGACCGTGTTGGAGGCGGTGTCGATCACCGACACATTGTTAGATCCGAAGTTGGCCACGTAGGCGTGCGCGCCGTTCGGGGCGACCGCGACCCCGAAGGGGGAGCTACCGACGCCGATGGTGGCGATGACCGTGTTGGTGCCGGTATTGATCACTGACACGGAGTTCGACTCGAAGTTAGCGACATAGGCATTCGGCGAGGTGGCGGCCCAGGCCTGGGATGAGGCGGCGGCCGGCAAGACCAGTCCTGCCACCATGGCCAGTCCCGCCATGAAGATCCGCACCCACGCCCGTGGCCGTGGTCGCTGCCCCCTTTCCTCGGGCCCCGTGCCGCGATGCGAACCGGTCCACTGTCTCCCATGCCCGACCACTGGTACCTCCACCTCATGTAAGGGCAGCCTGTGCCAGCCACACCAGTGGCGGCGACACACTAGCGATCACCCAGATGTGATCACTGAATCACAGTACGTAGCAGATGGTGGATCTGGTGATCCCGACACGTTTCGATCCGGCACGGTCGGTGCCGCCGGACACGTAGCGCGCTAGCTGTCCTCACCCAGGACGTTGTGCTCACGCTGGCCGGCGGGCGGCGCCCGTAGGGTTTCGTCGGCAGCATCCAGGTAGCGGGCACAGAACCACGGCGTTCAACACGAGTCCGAGGCTGGCGAGCTGGCCCTCCTGGCCGTCTTTGTACGCCTGCTGGCGAACGTGGAGCGGGCGCGGCCGGCCCCCTCCAACGAGGGACTGAAACTATGACCGCGCGCCACCTTCCCATGCCCGGCGCAGTGGTGGGGCCCTATGCTCGTCGTGGTTTGCCCGGGGAGAGGAAACAAGCGGTGGGTTGGTGGGCGCGTCGGCGGTTGAACCGCCGGCTGGAGGCGGCTGAGTACCTGTACAAGCAGTTGCGCTGGGTGGACGCTGAGCGGGAGCTACGCGCTGTCCTGGAGGCAGCTGCGGACGGAGCAGGCTCGCTGGTCGGCTCTGCACGCACCCTTCTGGCCCAGGCGCTCCGCATGCAGGGCCGTCTACAGGAAGCGGAGAGCGAGGCCAGGTCCGCAATCGCCGCCCAGCCGGTTCCGGGCAGGTTCGAGGAGCGCGACGGACAAGACGTACTGGCCTTGGTCCTCGGTGACATGGGCCGCCACCAAGAGGCAGCCGACCTCCTGGCCGCCACCGCCGCAGCACGCGCCCGCATCACCTCCTCCGGTCAACGGCTCGTCCTCAAGAGCCGCAGCGACCGCCTCCAGCACCTGGCCTACCTCGGCCTGCACGAGGAAGTCGTCGCGGAAGCAGCCGCCGTGAAGACCGCCGCCAGCGGCACTGACGACATCCACCGGATCATGCTGCCGCTGGCCGCCGCCAACGGCCTGGCCTTCAGCCTCTCACTCCACGGCCACTACGAGCAGGCCGAACAGGTGCTGCTCCCGGTGCTCGAGGAGGCGCACCGGCAAGGCCTGGGCAGGTTCCTGATGGTGCTGCACCTCGGCGCGGCGCGGGCGCTGACCGGTCAGGGCCGGGCTCAGGAGGCGCTTGCCGCCGTCGACCAGGCGCAGGAGACCTTCGACCGGACTCCGGGCGCCGGCGCACTGACGCACGATCTGAGCGCGATACTTCTGGCCAGGAGTGCGGCGCTGCTCGCATCGAGCCGGCCCGCTGACGCCGAACACGAGGCCCGGCGGTGCCTCAGCCAGTGCGAGCGCCGCCTCGGCCCCGGTCACCATCGCGCGCTGGAAGCCGCCACCGTGCTCGGAACCGCCCTTGCGGATCTGCACCGCAACGATGAGGCAGTCGAACTCCTGCACACCACTCACGACGCCTGGCACACCCGCTTCGGCCATGACCACCACGGCACCATCCGGGCCCGCCAGCTCTTGGCCGCCCTCACTGACCAATCCTTCTGACGTCCCCGGCCGAACCGGGCGCAAGCGGGAGGCGCCTGCGATAGGGCCCGCAGCTCGGTGACTGCAGGGACTGCTGGCGGCCGCGTCGTCCGGGTCAAGCAGCCACTCAACTGCCCCGATGAGCCACGGCCGGCCCTGGTCCTCGTCATACTCGCCGGACCACGCCAACCTGCGACGCAGAGTGACCGATGCTGCTGGCCGTCGGCGGATACGCGACTCCTGAACATGTGGGCCTACCAGTCAAGACCTGTGGCCTGACCTGCGGCATCAGGACCGCTCGGTTGCTCGCGCGTCGCCGGTCAGCGCGTACCGGCGGCACGCGAGCAGCTCCTCGGCGCTGCTGCCGATCTCCTTGCCCAGGACGTGCAGGACCTCCTCGGCGTCCCGCTCGGCGACGTACCCAGGCGCCACCCGAAGGGCGAGCAGCCCGAGCTCACGCTGGATGCGCAGGTCCTCTGGTACAGCTCGCGCCCTCGGGCGGCCAGCGCCCGCAATGCCTCGACCGGGTACCCGTCCGGGCCCGGCCTGCTCTCCAGCTCGGCGACCGGCACGTCCGGCCGCTCGCGCAGCTCGGTGAACGCCGCCGTGACCGCCACGCGTATCCGGTCCGGCTCCAGCTGCGCGCCGCCGGCCTCGACGCGGGCCTGCGCCAGGTGCCCGCGACCAGGTCCGTGAGCTCGACCACCGCCCGCACCGGCAGCACCAGGCCGCTGTCCCGTGCGTGGGACAGCTCCGGCCCGGCCTCCCGGCCGACGACGTCCTCGTTCGACGGCGCTCTCGACGTCTCGGCCGGTGGGGGTGGAGCGTTACGTCCGGTGGCTTGGCAGATCTGTCGGTTGTCATCGGATTTCCTCCGTTCGTGGCCGCGATAGTGGTCGTTGTCATTACGGGCATCAGGTGTACCGGGTCAGGCCGCCGAGCCCCTGGGCATGAGGGTGATCGTCGGGTACGTCCAGGCCGTCACAGCCTCGACCACGGCGCCGCTGAGCCGAGCCTGGTCGACGGCCCCCCGCAGCGCCTGCCGGGAGGCCGCCGAGCCGTCCACCCCCACCACGATGCGGCGCACCGTGCGGTCCTCGCCGTCCGTGGTGGAGTTCGCTCTCGTTCCCACACCACCACCGTGCCCGGGCCACCCGCTCCGGTCCAAGGTCCGGTCGCCTCCACCGGACGGGGCCACCCGGCTGCGAGTGGATCTCCGATCGCGCTCGCGCGGGCGGCGCAGCAGCATGGAGGAGGGACAGGATTGATCGAGGAGGATGGGGATGGCCGACGATCTGCTTCAGCGGCGTGCGCGCTGGTGGCCGACGGCCCGACGAGACCCGACGCTTCAGGTCATGCCCATGGGCTCGCGTCACTCACCGCTGCGGTGACGGCTCGGACGGCGTCCTCGGCATCCTCGGCCGCGGGGAGGCCTCGCGGCCGAAGCGGTCGGGATACTCCTGCCGGTCGACCTTCACCGGCGTGGGGTGCGGGCCCCAGCCCTCGTAGTAGACGCCCCGGACCAGGGTCGGCGACTGGGCGCCGAGATGAGCCGCGACGTCGATCGGGAGCCGGTCGCGCAGGGCGTGCGGCCAGGCCCGCAACAGCCGGTAGGCGCGGTGGCGGTCCTCCGACCCTCCGGTGGTCTTGGCCACGTCGATGAGCTGGGTTTCGCGGTCTGGACGGCGCGGTCGGAAGTTGGGCAGTCCGGTACCGGTCGTGATCGTCATACCCCCGTGTGACAGCGTATCCGCCACTGTCGCCAGGGCGGTTCGATTCCGTGGTCACGGTCCGCAGCCGATGGGCGTTACGGAAGACTCGGGCGCGGGGCGCAGACGGCTCCGACGAACTCGGCGACCTCGTGCCGCTCCAGCTGCTGGGCGATGTCGGCCTCGCTGATCACGCCGACCAGCCGGTGGGCCTCGATGCCCGGCAGGCGGCGGTGCGTCTGGAGGCGGTGCCGCTGTTCCTGGACTTCCGCCACACACGCCTCGCCCGCGGCGAGGAGCGGGAGTGGATCCGCGAGCGGTTCACCGCCGCCTGCGCCCACCTCGGTACCGAGGTGGGCGAGCGGGCCGGGCGGCTGACGGTCGGATGGGGGTGAGAAGAGGCAATCCGGGAGGCGGGCAAGGCCGGCGCAGAGTTCCGGGTCGGAGCGGGAGGACGAATGGGTCGGAGCGGGAGGACGAATGGAAGGGGCTCGCCCCGAGGATCTGGTCCGTGCGGTGCGCGCGGCCGGTGTACGCGACGAGCGGCTGCTCGGCGCGATCCGCGCCGTCCCACGCGCGGGGTTCGTTCCCGCCGGGCAGGAGCAGCTCGCCTACGAGGACAGGCCGGTCCCGATCCCGCACGGGCAGGTGACCACGCAGCCGTCGCTGTCCGCGGTGATGATCGAGGGCCTCACCCTCGCCGGTGACGAGCACGTTCTTGAAGTGGGCACCGGTCTCGGTTTCCAGACGGCGCTGCTGGCGTACCTCGCGGCCGGCGTGGTGAGCATCGAGCGGTGGCCGGACCTGGCCGCACAGGCCCGGCGCAACCTCGATCGGCGAGGTATCCGCAACGTCGAACTGCTCGTCGGGGACGGCAGCTTGGGAGTGCCCGAGCGCGCTCCGTACGACGCCGTACTCGTGTCGGCGGCACACCCCGATGTCCCCCCGCCACTCGTGGAGCAACTCCGTCCCGGCGGCCGTCTCGTCCAGCCGATCGGGCCGGGCGGCCGGGAGGACGTCGTGGCCTTCCGGCGGACGGCCTCGGGGCTGGAGCGGGAGCGGTTGCTCATCCCGGCGAGGTTCGTCCGCCTCCACGGCGAGTACGGCTTCCCGCCTTGATCCGGTGGACGCGGGCCCCTGCCGTACGACGGCCACTCGGGCACGACCGGCGAGGAGCGGCGCCACGGACCGCACGCGGTGTGGCACGGTACGGATTCCGCCCGGCGGAATGGTGTCGGTGACCAGCAGCAGACTGATCGGAAGGCGGGCGAGCCGGGTTGGGGCATGGTCCACGAGCAGCGGGTGGGTGGGTGGCGGCGCCGGTGATGTCGGGCGTCGCCCCGTGGGCCAGCAGGACCTGGACGGCCGTCGCGATCGTGACACCGATGCTGATCACGTCGGACCGCATCCAGTGGTGGCTAGCCCGGCTCCTGCTCGCCCAGGCGGCCCACTTCGGACCGGAAACCGGCCCTGGACGGGCACGCCCGAAGCCGGGGACGGACCTGGTGATGTGCCGATGGGGCCGGTGGACCCCTATCCGCCGCACCGGCCGGCGAGTGAGCCTGGGTGCGCGGTGGCAAGCAGCCGCAGGGACCCCGTAGGAGCGCTTCCAGGGGATCGGCAGTGCTGCCGGGCCCGGACACGGATCTTGCGCTGTGCCGCCGCCACACCGGATGGAGATGACCATGGAACCACCGCCCCGCGCACAGACGCCGTCCGGCGAACAGCTGGTGGGCGAGGTGATGTGCACCGCGCTGTGCGCCGTCACCGAGGACGAGAGCGTGCTGGTCGCCTGGGAGCTGCTGGAACGCTCCGGGTACCGGCACCTGCCGGTGGTACGCGCGGACGGCCGCTGCGCGGGACTGCTCGACCGCGCCGACCTCGCGGTCGCCTGCGCCGCTCCGGCCACCGTGCTGTCGGGCACGACCGTCCGCGAGCTGTCCCAGGGCCGCCGCCCCGCCCAGGTCCACCCGGGCGACACGCTGCACCGCGCAGCGGTGGTCCTCGGCCTGAGCGGCGTCGACGCCCTGGTCTCTACGGCCTGGCCAGAGGCGGTCGCCTTGGGGTTAATCCGGTCTTCTTCGTTTTCGTGGCCTTGTTCTTGGCGATCGCCGGTTACACGTGGTGGTGGTACGGCGACTCCCCCAAGGCGGTGGCTTTGCGGGCGAAGGCAGAGGCCAAGAAGGCCGCCCGGCAGCAGTTGAGCTGATCGCCCCGGCCTCCTGTTCATCCACGTCCGCCCGTCAGAAGCCGTCATCACACCGTTCCTGATGAATTCGGGTTCGACGGAGGCAGATGGGTCAGCAGAACTACGTCTCACCGCTTGATCGAGACCGTCACTCGAACGAACCGCACCCCCGCCAGGAGTACAGCCCGAAGGCCACCAGTGCATACATGAGGAGGGCAGGCGGGCGCCGTTCGGGTGGGTGGTCACGGAGTGCGGTGCACGGTCGTCACTCCTGGACCGGCGACAGACGGCGGCGTTCCCGAACTCCGGATCAGGCGGGCGCGACAGGAGGCCCGGGCGGCACGACGACGACAGGGACGTGGGCGTGGTGGACGATCTCGGTGCTGGTGGAGCCGAGGGCGAGGCGGCCCCAGAGGCCGGCGCCACGGGTGCCGACCACGAGCAGGCCCGCACCTTCACTCGCGTCCAGCAGGACCTGGGCGGGGCGTCCGCGCTCGCAGCGGACCTCGACCTCGACGTACGGCTCGCCGACCTGCCGGCGCAGCTCCTCGACGGAATCCGTCACCTCGCGGGCGACGACGTCGTGCAGGTGCGTCGACGGCGCGCCGCTCGTACGGGGCCACGAGGGCGTGCCCAGGTCGGACGGGTCGGCGCGGCCCGAGCCGTAGGCGCGCACGGCCCGCACGGCAACGCCGCGCAACTGCGCCTCCCGCAACGCGAAGAGCACCGCCCGGCGGGCGGACTCCGAGCCATCCGTGCCGACCACGATCGGCCCGGCCGAACCCGGTGCGGGAGTGCTGCTCACGGAGACCTCCAACGTGTGCGTCTTGACTGCGCCGACTGCCCGGCTCCGCGGATCCGGATGCTCCGGCGGCGTGCGGTCGCCGGTTCGCCCGCCTCCTTTCATGCTCCTCCGCCACTGCCGCCGCAGCACGTCCGTCCCTGGTGCGAGGTCCGGCCGGGAGCCTGCGGACGGCAACGGCGCGGCCGTTCGCGCGCGACTGGCAGGAGGGAGATCGTGGGAGTGGGCAGGCGGTCCGGCGCGGGGCCCGGGCCCAGAAGTGGTTCCTCGTGTCCGGAGGAGGGCCGGTCATGTACTTCGTCGATCGAATGGACGCGGGACGTCGCCTGGCCGAGCGGGTCGGGCACCTGACGGGCGAGGACGTGGTCGTCCTCGGACTTCCCCGCGGTGGTGTGCCGGTGGCGGCCGAGGTCGCCAAGGCGCTGCACGCGCCGCTGGACGCGATCGTCGTGCGCAAGCTCGGCGTGCCGTTCCAGCCGGAGCTGGGCATGGGCGCGATCGGCGAGGGCGGGGTCCGCATCGTCAACGAGGCGGTGATGCGGGCGACGCGCACCTCCGAGCAGAAACTGGCCGAGGTGGAGGCGCGGGAACGGGTCGAGCTGGACCGCAGGGCGCAGCGATACCGGGGTGACCGGCCCCGCGCCGAGCTCACCGGCCGTACGGCGGTCGTGGTGGACGACGGGGTCGCGACCGGTTCGACCGCTCTCGCGGCGTGCCTGATCGCCAGGAACCAGGGGGCGGCCCGGGTGGTCCTCGCCGTCCCCGTCGCGCCGCCGGGCTGGACCCGCAGGCTGGTGGACGCGGCGGACGAGCTGGTGGCGCTGTCGACGCCCGGGGAGTTCTACGGGATCGGGCAGTTCTACGAGGACTTCGCGCAGACCACCGACGCCGAGGTGATCGCCTGCCTGGACGAGGCCGCTGTCCGGATGGGCGGTGGCCGGCCGCCCGCCCCCGGCTCGCGACTGCCCGCCCGGCCCGGTTCGGCGCGGGCCGACGACCCGGAGGTCGTGGTGGACGCCGGGCCGGTACGGCTCGGCGGGAACCTGACCGTGCCCGAAGGGGCGGCGGGGATCGTGGTGTTCGCGCACGGCAGCGGCAGCAGCCGGCACAGTCCGCGCAACCGGTTCGTCGCGAGCGCGCTGAACCGGGCGGGTCTGGCCACCCTGCTGTTCGACCTGCTCACCGAGGAGGAGGCGTTCGACCGGGCGAACGTCTTCGACACCGCCCTGCTCGCCCACCGCCTGACCGACGCCACCCACTGGCTGCGCGGCCGCGACGACGTCGGTGACTTCGCGGTCGGCTACTTCGGGGCCAGCACCGGAGCCGCCGCGGCACTGTGGGCGGCGGCGGAGCCGGACTCCCCCGCCCGGGCGGTCGTCTCCCGCGGAGGGCGGCCCGACCTCGCGGGCCCCCGACTGCCGGCCGTCACCGCGCCCACCCTGCTCATCGTCGGCGGCGACGACCACGTGGTCCTCGACCTCAACCAGCAGGCCCGGGCACGGCTGCGCTGCGAGAACCAACTCGCCGTCATCCCGGGCGCCACCCACCTGTTCGAGGAACCCGGGACGCTCGAAGAGGCCGCGGACCTGGCCGCCCGGTGGTTCACCGCCCACCTCACCGCGGCGCCCGACACCGCACTCTGAGGCCGACTCCCCGACCAGGGCGCCATCGGTCGGAGGAAGAACTTCACCATCCGGGCAGGGCGGTGTGCGCTCAGGGCTCCACGGTCCACTACCACCTCACCAACCCGCAGGTCGCCGAGTTCCTGCGGGTCGCGCGCACCGTCCTCGGCGGGGTCATCAGCGGCCAGGTCGAGCTCCTGAACGGCCTGCTCACCCAGCCCCAGGGCCCCGCGCGCGACTGACCGCGCCCCTTTCATGCCCGTCCGCCCACAAGAGCCGGCCATTGTCTCGATCCACCACTTGCCAAACATGCAATTTGGTCGGCTCGCTGCGCGCGCTCGCCCGCACCGGGCGCGGCGAGGCCGCCGTGCTGGCCCTCACCGCCGCCGACACCCTCGCCTTCGACCTGGTCACCGCCGTCGTCGTCGGCCTGCTCGTCTCCGGCGTCCTGGCGCTCGCCGCCGTCGCCAAGGCGGCCAGGATCGAACAGGTCCC from Kitasatospora cathayae includes:
- a CDS encoding tetratricopeptide repeat protein, producing the protein MTARHLPMPGAVVGPYARRGLPGERKQAVGWWARRRLNRRLEAAEYLYKQLRWVDAERELRAVLEAAADGAGSLVGSARTLLAQALRMQGRLQEAESEARSAIAAQPVPGRFEERDGQDVLALVLGDMGRHQEAADLLAATAAARARITSSGQRLVLKSRSDRLQHLAYLGLHEEVVAEAAAVKTAASGTDDIHRIMLPLAAANGLAFSLSLHGHYEQAEQVLLPVLEEAHRQGLGRFLMVLHLGAARALTGQGRAQEALAAVDQAQETFDRTPGAGALTHDLSAILLARSAALLASSRPADAEHEARRCLSQCERRLGPGHHRALEAATVLGTALADLHRNDEAVELLHTTHDAWHTRFGHDHHGTIRARQLLAALTDQSF
- a CDS encoding TetR/AcrR family transcriptional regulator C-terminal domain-containing protein, which translates into the protein MPRQTMTADQIVRAAIELLDEEGLDGLNMRSLGTRLGSAATAIYWHIKTKDELVRRAADAVWAEVELPELGTTGWRAAATAMATGMHAMLTRHPWLGQAFGSHLLYGRGKARLDDYSLAVYEQAGFTGPEADQAAATVFVFVLGSALGPAAQVSLTRRLSRSGENAEQQLAGTIARSTEIAMDFPRLRERVGTTDYAAAPDSSFEFGLRAILDGFASRLAAGG
- a CDS encoding serine hydrolase domain-containing protein, whose product is MSQKQLSEFVAATAEGLGIPGVAVGVLVNGQEVFASHGVTSIDHPLPVDERTLFHLGSVSKTFTATALMRLVAEGRVDLDAPVRRYVPELRLADEQAAEQITVLNLLNHTAGLDWNLIDPGDEDGTLAGFVGKLAELPLVAPPGTRASYSQAGYNLVGRIIENVTGQSYEQAVAALLLEPIGLSNTFFDLDEVMVRKFAVGYNRDGDGTLRAARPWKSYQAGARGNNPGGGIVSSVSDLLAWARFQLGGGDGLLPAGTLHGMRERTVELRGSSLGDGFGIGWFLREVNGVRTIGHGGSGNGQFADLVIVPERNFAVVALAAGPDGYVLTQAVTRWALEHCLGLAERDPEPIAHDEQRAREVAGRYESDVMNLDILTDGTRLTLAVGIKPEIRAASDVDMPADYPAATMGFLPGDADEYLITEGGLKGQRGFFTRDSAGAVVGVDLGGRLFGRAANAS
- a CDS encoding multicopper oxidase family protein, giving the protein MPVERVLELVAVHRGAVPGVELGGLLVQLRLRELVEVCLLLKTTIWGYDGGFPGSTFVGRRGRPVSVRVRNRLPVPTSTHLHGGITAPESDGYPTDLLLPVGCGNPARPAGGRWTPAASHGDHVAPGDWQLREGEKTYEYPLDQQAATLWYHDHRMDFSGPQVWRGLAGFFLVHDEQEQALPLPSGERDIPLMICDRSFAADGALVYPALDDSCTGIPGVQGAYAAGVLGDVQLVNGAPWPVLEVAAVRYRFRLLNAANARRYRLALEADGRPGGPLVQIGSDAGLLERPVAHEAITLAPAERFDVVVDFGRFPPGSTVTLVNTIGEGQMRQVLQFRVTRQAKDDSAVPTRLAAPAQPLGRDQAVAVRHFDFRRTEAGDDQAMWTINGRPFTTTDTWATPRLDTVELWRLSSDFHHPVHLHLAQFQVLTRGGKPRAATDAGWKDTVDVRPYEVVEVLVRFRGYRGRYMLHCHNLEHEDMAMMANFDVV
- a CDS encoding beta-propeller fold lactonase family protein, with the protein product MAGLAMVAGLVLPAAASSQAWAATSPNAYVANFESNSVSVINTGTNTVIATIGVGSSPFGVAVAPNGAHAYVANFGSNNVSVIDTASNTVTATVGVGSGPRGVAVTPDGAHVYVANQGDNTVSVIDTATNTVIATVGVGAAPTGVAVTPDGAHVYVTNAQSNNVSVIETATNTVTATVGVGANPEGVAITPDGAHVYVTDAGSTVVSVIETATNTVTATIGVGNSPAGVAITPDGAHAYVSNEGSNSVSVIETATNTVTATVGVGANPLGVAVAPNGAHAYVTNVNSNSVSVIATATNTVTATVGVGVSPTGVAVNPVSPAPSLTITKTHTGNFTPGRQGTYTITVGNNGTAPTDGTTVTVHDTLPAGLTAINISGSGWRCTTRTLTCTRSDVLNPGNAYPPITLRVRVARTATGTLTNTATVSGGGDGTATATDPTVIDPCDHHHHW